From Weissella confusa, a single genomic window includes:
- a CDS encoding tautomerase family protein yields MPKMNIDMIKGRTPEEIKQILDISYEVMLAAFGAPDGDRYQIVTQHEPYEMQILDTGLGIERTDKVLVFSLVTRPRTTEQKVNFYNNLVSELHDKTGLRKEDVMINLVVNTDEDWSFGYGEAQFLTGKL; encoded by the coding sequence ATGCCAAAGATGAATATCGATATGATTAAGGGGCGTACGCCTGAAGAAATCAAGCAAATTTTGGACATTTCATATGAAGTGATGCTCGCTGCATTTGGCGCACCAGATGGTGATCGTTACCAAATCGTGACGCAACACGAGCCTTACGAGATGCAAATTTTGGACACTGGTCTAGGAATCGAACGCACGGATAAGGTGCTTGTTTTCAGTTTGGTGACTCGTCCGCGCACAACGGAACAAAAGGTTAACTTCTATAACAACCTAGTTTCGGAGTTGCACGATAAGACCGGTCTTCGCAAAGAAGATGTGATGATTAACCTAGTTGTTAATACCGATGAGGACTGGAGCTTTGGTTACGGTGAAGCACAGTTCTTGACTGGTAAGTTGTAA
- the yjeM gene encoding glutamate/gamma-aminobutyrate family transporter YjeM, producing MDKKKIGLGALIMMMFTTIFGFANGPVAFERMGYAAIIWYVLGALLFFLPTSMMYAEFGASFKDAKGGIYSWMERSLGKKVAFIATFIGLASWVIWMISVSQKVWIPLSTLIFGKDMTTTWSLFGLNGGQTVGVLAVLFILVVAYFVTRGVKSISRISALGGMFVMALNVILLLASIAVLIGHGGHFAEPLKLRSFFISGSPDYQTIGQMISFALYAIFAYAGLEQMGGIMEDVDNAEKTYPKAALIATTIIGLGYAISILLWGASTNWTSLSADKSANLGNITYVLMNNLGVQLGDAFGMTHSAGLILGSIFARFAGISMFFAYVGSFFVLTYAPLKSFILGSPKEVWPKKFIALNEHDVPAVAVWSQAILVSVLVILISFGGKSAEQLYLVLTNMGNVSSTLPYVFLVAAFPLFKRLNDVERPFVFYKNPTITWIITILVEALTIVSILLTIISPFQTGDWFSGIWTVVGPIFFGVLAWVLFTLGEKKHGKL from the coding sequence ATGGATAAGAAGAAAATCGGTCTTGGCGCGTTAATCATGATGATGTTTACCACCATTTTTGGTTTCGCCAATGGGCCTGTGGCCTTTGAGCGTATGGGTTATGCAGCAATTATTTGGTATGTTTTGGGTGCCTTGTTGTTCTTCCTACCAACTTCAATGATGTATGCCGAATTCGGTGCATCATTTAAGGACGCTAAGGGTGGTATTTACTCATGGATGGAGCGTTCATTGGGTAAGAAGGTTGCTTTTATTGCAACTTTCATCGGATTGGCATCATGGGTGATTTGGATGATTTCCGTTTCACAAAAGGTGTGGATTCCGCTCTCAACTTTGATTTTCGGTAAAGATATGACAACAACATGGTCATTGTTCGGTTTGAACGGTGGTCAAACGGTTGGTGTTTTGGCCGTTTTGTTCATCTTGGTTGTTGCATACTTTGTAACCCGTGGTGTTAAGTCAATCTCACGAATTTCTGCTTTGGGTGGTATGTTCGTTATGGCGTTGAACGTCATTCTATTGTTGGCTTCAATCGCGGTGTTGATTGGTCACGGTGGTCACTTCGCTGAGCCATTGAAGTTGCGATCATTCTTTATCTCAGGTAGCCCTGATTATCAAACGATTGGTCAAATGATTTCATTCGCGTTGTATGCTATCTTTGCTTACGCTGGTTTGGAACAAATGGGCGGTATCATGGAAGACGTTGATAACGCTGAAAAGACGTATCCAAAGGCCGCTTTGATTGCCACAACCATTATTGGTTTGGGCTACGCTATCTCAATTTTGCTTTGGGGTGCGTCAACCAACTGGACATCATTGTCAGCTGATAAGTCAGCTAACCTTGGAAACATCACGTATGTGTTGATGAACAACCTTGGGGTGCAATTGGGTGATGCCTTCGGTATGACTCACAGCGCCGGCTTGATTTTGGGTTCAATTTTCGCCCGATTCGCTGGTATTTCAATGTTCTTCGCTTATGTTGGATCATTCTTTGTTTTGACATATGCACCATTGAAGTCATTCATTTTGGGATCACCAAAGGAAGTTTGGCCAAAGAAGTTCATTGCTTTGAATGAACATGACGTGCCTGCTGTTGCCGTTTGGTCACAAGCCATCTTGGTCTCAGTTTTGGTTATCTTGATTTCATTTGGTGGTAAGAGTGCTGAGCAACTATACCTTGTTTTGACGAACATGGGTAATGTATCATCAACGTTGCCTTACGTCTTCTTGGTTGCTGCGTTCCCATTGTTTAAGCGTTTGAACGACGTTGAGCGTCCATTCGTCTTCTACAAGAACCCAACAATTACTTGGATTATCACAATCCTTGTTGAAGCTTTGACGATTGTTTCAATCTTGTTGACGATTATCTCTCCATTCCAAACGGGAGATTGGTTCAGCGGTATTTGGACGGTTGTCGGTCCGATTTTCTTCGGTGTGCTAGCGTGGGTATTGTTCACGTTGGGTGAGAAGAAGCACGGTAAGTTATAA
- a CDS encoding nucleoid-associated protein, with amino-acid sequence MILKHVILHILDKDAGNLIASQAEIDLTQPGLHDYLEKIIMKFQTGDFKPGTLTGEDYLAQTIDDNNGLSFAEKTTQLAEKLFDTIAASEAVPAGDLLSFEFAEGTDDFFGLIKLNFAPRYAHIVDYRDDQLVNNLVLNQAVLPGANQKADEGIIVNLMTGAYMLVEKQYLIDGHRINYFSERFLEIKPEESTKDNIKTIKRAVKTVADKFDVPEHEAMAATQSAIFESVSDGGQINTADIAEAVFKGNISAKQAYNEVIADKELDTEIDVPNVERVEKKYRLQRFKLDSGIEIAIPMDIYQDRSKVEFVNNPDGTMSLVIKDIESIVNKFNS; translated from the coding sequence ATGATTTTAAAACACGTTATTTTGCACATTTTGGATAAAGATGCAGGCAATCTAATTGCATCTCAAGCTGAAATTGATTTGACCCAACCAGGACTCCATGATTATCTAGAGAAGATTATTATGAAGTTTCAAACCGGCGACTTTAAGCCTGGCACGTTAACAGGTGAAGATTACTTGGCTCAGACCATCGACGACAATAATGGGTTATCGTTTGCTGAAAAGACAACCCAACTAGCCGAAAAACTGTTTGACACAATCGCTGCTAGTGAGGCGGTGCCAGCAGGCGATTTGTTGAGCTTTGAGTTTGCAGAGGGAACAGATGATTTCTTTGGATTGATCAAGCTAAACTTTGCACCACGCTATGCACACATTGTGGATTATCGCGATGATCAATTGGTGAACAACTTGGTCTTGAATCAAGCTGTGTTGCCAGGTGCAAATCAAAAGGCTGATGAGGGAATCATTGTTAATTTGATGACTGGCGCTTATATGCTAGTCGAGAAGCAATATTTAATTGATGGACACCGCATCAATTACTTCTCAGAGCGTTTCTTGGAGATTAAGCCAGAAGAGTCTACCAAGGATAATATCAAGACAATTAAGCGCGCGGTTAAGACCGTTGCTGATAAATTTGACGTGCCTGAACACGAAGCGATGGCAGCAACACAAAGTGCCATTTTTGAGTCAGTCTCAGATGGTGGTCAAATCAATACTGCTGATATCGCAGAAGCTGTTTTCAAAGGTAATATTTCAGCCAAACAGGCGTATAACGAAGTGATTGCGGACAAGGAGCTTGATACTGAAATCGACGTGCCTAACGTTGAGCGTGTCGAGAAGAAATACCGGCTCCAACGTTTTAAGTTGGACTCTGGTATCGAGATTGCGATTCCGATGGATATTTACCAAGACCGCAGCAAGGTTGAATTTGTGAATAACCCAGATGGCACGATGTCACTTGTGATTAAAGACATCGAGTCAATCGTCAATAAGTTTAATTCTTAA
- a CDS encoding ATP-binding protein produces the protein MDNASIITETPQRKGLSLKWKWALGSAAGVFLIFIIFAWFVVQAFSSQMLKTERQQVATSLQVVTTRLQNLDEKKLSPADVDAMLRPKSNDLNKVVNDPVMQQITRQDYTVMVYNTNGRQVYPIGGAGVPFQRVSDLSVKTERVNGSSVLVGRQELRNSNNHLIGYVVIENHLTSYHKTFNRVYLIIMILIGLGLFLLALWGYWLSDYLLRPVNNIKKVVDEMQADPQSQARVQHEDRRPDELTDLSDLLNDMLDRMQRFILQQHQFVEDVSHELRTPVAIVKGHMELLNRWGKDDPKILAESIEASLQEMRRMEGLVSEMLDLTRADQVELTFRDGDTDVKDMINAIYTNFKMIHPDFTFGLDDDLKGPTIVNMNRDHLEQILIILSDNAVKYSQDRKEIHFAASRSGNFVQLAVQDFGEGISPEDAARVFDRFYRVDKARSRKQGGNGLGLSIAQKLVEGYGGKIELESAIGQGSIFRITLPIKPEK, from the coding sequence ATGGACAATGCATCCATTATCACTGAAACACCGCAACGCAAGGGACTCTCACTTAAATGGAAGTGGGCACTTGGTTCCGCAGCCGGTGTTTTTTTGATATTTATAATCTTTGCTTGGTTTGTTGTGCAGGCTTTTTCATCACAAATGCTGAAAACCGAGCGTCAACAAGTGGCGACATCACTACAGGTCGTCACAACGCGTCTGCAAAATCTAGATGAAAAGAAGTTATCACCAGCTGATGTTGATGCCATGTTGCGACCAAAGTCAAATGACCTGAACAAGGTTGTTAACGACCCGGTTATGCAACAAATCACGCGTCAGGATTACACTGTGATGGTTTATAACACAAATGGTCGCCAGGTTTATCCGATTGGTGGTGCTGGTGTGCCATTCCAACGCGTTTCCGATCTGAGTGTGAAAACGGAACGTGTTAATGGGAGTTCTGTGTTGGTCGGTCGTCAGGAATTGCGCAACTCGAATAACCACCTGATTGGTTATGTCGTGATTGAAAATCATCTGACGTCTTATCATAAAACTTTTAACCGTGTGTACCTGATCATCATGATTTTGATTGGTCTGGGCTTGTTCTTGTTGGCATTGTGGGGCTACTGGCTATCAGATTACCTACTTCGTCCAGTCAACAACATCAAAAAGGTTGTTGACGAAATGCAAGCCGACCCACAATCACAAGCTCGTGTCCAACATGAAGACCGTCGTCCTGATGAATTAACGGACTTGTCAGATTTGTTGAACGACATGCTGGATCGTATGCAACGTTTCATTTTGCAACAACACCAATTCGTTGAAGATGTTTCGCACGAATTGCGTACGCCAGTGGCTATTGTTAAGGGCCACATGGAGTTATTGAATCGTTGGGGTAAGGATGATCCTAAGATCTTGGCTGAGTCAATTGAGGCATCATTACAAGAAATGCGTCGTATGGAAGGCTTAGTTTCTGAAATGCTTGATTTGACGCGTGCTGATCAAGTCGAATTGACATTCCGTGATGGTGATACGGACGTAAAGGACATGATTAATGCCATTTACACGAACTTCAAGATGATTCACCCAGACTTCACATTTGGCTTGGATGATGACTTGAAGGGACCAACGATTGTTAATATGAATCGTGATCACTTGGAGCAAATTTTAATTATCTTGTCGGATAACGCTGTGAAGTACAGCCAAGACCGTAAGGAGATTCATTTTGCTGCGTCACGTTCAGGTAACTTCGTACAACTGGCCGTGCAAGACTTTGGTGAAGGTATTTCACCAGAAGATGCTGCGCGTGTCTTCGACCGCTTCTATCGCGTCGATAAGGCACGTTCTCGTAAGCAAGGTGGTAATGGTCTCGGTTTGAGTATTGCCCAAAAGCTAGTCGAGGGTTATGGCGGTAAGATTGAACTAGAATCCGCCATTGGACAAGGATCAATCTTCCGAATTACATTGCCTATTAAGCCAGAAAAATAG
- a CDS encoding response regulator transcription factor: MSSVLVIEDEVNLARFVELELQHEGYETHVEDNGRGGLQAALDNDYDLILLDLMLPELSGLEVARRLREVKNTPIIMMTARDSVIDRVSGLDYGADDYVVKPFAIEELLARVRALLRRINIETEEHSTHQSVVRYRDLTVEKENRIARRGNEIINLTKREYELLLILMENINVVQSREELLKKVWGYDSQIETNVVDVYIRYLRNKIDQPDSRASYIQTVRGTGYVMRQ; encoded by the coding sequence ATGAGTAGTGTCCTTGTTATTGAAGATGAAGTAAATTTGGCGCGTTTTGTTGAACTAGAGTTGCAACACGAAGGTTATGAAACGCACGTAGAAGACAACGGTCGTGGTGGATTACAAGCTGCATTGGACAACGATTACGATTTGATTTTGTTGGACTTGATGTTGCCAGAACTAAGTGGGTTGGAAGTGGCACGTCGTTTGCGCGAAGTTAAGAACACACCAATCATCATGATGACGGCTCGTGATTCGGTTATTGATCGTGTTTCAGGGCTAGATTACGGGGCTGATGATTACGTGGTAAAGCCATTTGCCATTGAAGAATTGTTGGCCCGTGTCCGTGCTTTGTTGCGTCGTATTAATATCGAAACCGAAGAGCACAGCACGCACCAAAGTGTTGTCCGTTACCGTGACTTGACGGTTGAAAAGGAAAACCGAATTGCCCGCCGTGGTAATGAAATCATTAATTTGACGAAGCGTGAGTACGAATTGTTGTTGATCTTGATGGAAAACATTAACGTTGTCCAATCTCGTGAGGAACTATTGAAGAAGGTTTGGGGTTACGACTCACAAATCGAAACCAATGTTGTCGATGTTTATATTCGTTACTTACGTAATAAGATTGATCAACCAGACTCACGCGCATCATACATCCAAACCGTTCGCGGTACTGGATACGTTATGCGTCAGTAA
- a CDS encoding YibE/F family protein, whose translation MTVTMILAIILLVLMVAIGGGKGIGAFASLWVNFGIMIVMIMLINFQFNAMAVLLVGGAFLLTITILSAGADEETTSIALIASFIVMIALILLILPAEHLAMAQGFAEENSEELEGLSLGINVNFVTLGIVAALLATLGAIAEAAIAIAAGVGELRHDQPDMKTSQLIGAGQKLGQQIIGTAVNTVLFGFMADFLSLAIWFGKLHYTIGEIMNAKLFTSSMLSLLYAILGVILVLPITLAIFVYQHNRKSNTPSESK comes from the coding sequence ATGACAGTAACCATGATTTTAGCCATTATTTTACTTGTCTTAATGGTCGCGATTGGTGGCGGTAAAGGCATTGGTGCTTTTGCCAGTTTGTGGGTTAATTTCGGTATTATGATTGTCATGATTATGCTGATTAACTTCCAATTCAACGCCATGGCTGTTTTGCTTGTGGGTGGTGCCTTTTTGTTAACAATCACCATCCTGAGTGCTGGTGCTGATGAAGAAACAACGTCAATCGCCTTGATTGCAAGTTTTATTGTCATGATTGCTTTGATTTTGCTAATTCTGCCGGCAGAGCATCTGGCAATGGCGCAAGGGTTCGCTGAAGAAAACTCAGAAGAACTCGAAGGATTATCATTAGGCATTAATGTTAATTTCGTCACACTAGGGATTGTGGCTGCTTTGCTTGCCACACTTGGGGCAATTGCCGAAGCAGCGATTGCGATTGCCGCTGGCGTAGGTGAATTGCGTCATGATCAACCGGATATGAAGACCAGCCAGTTAATTGGTGCCGGTCAAAAGCTAGGTCAACAAATTATCGGAACGGCTGTTAATACCGTCTTGTTTGGCTTTATGGCCGACTTTTTGAGCTTGGCGATTTGGTTTGGCAAGTTGCATTACACGATTGGCGAAATCATGAATGCGAAATTATTCACGTCGTCAATGCTATCCTTGTTGTATGCCATTTTAGGTGTCATTTTGGTGCTGCCAATCACATTAGCAATTTTTGTTTATCAACATAACCGGAAATCTAATACACCTTCAGAGTCCAAATAG
- a CDS encoding YibE/F family protein yields MKQYTEKKRWWPWLVLILLVVASVVVLRHNASWYRTPLGQVTQVKVLQTNRLTDQYNNDVKETTQSLRVKLLNTSQAGKTITVKNTSDAAMAIEQPFKVGNQIFLNRADHQTWTVQTMKRDTVWVPIMIAVLGILIISMGHAGRLTVISLAVNVVLFIGTVSLDLHTTNGNILGLFMLFSVLASAITLGLVMGFRQRQTWVVFATVLTATALAMIIASIVFKMTNNHGLHFELMSFITQLPQPLFMAMTLVGVLGAVMDEATDMIATLFSLERERPNITIREIIQSGRHVGQEIFGALSNTLFLIFIAEQIPMAVLYLRNGNDWGFTYMMNMSLGLVQTLISAIGIVLTVPAGIMWVLLVRKFTRVKTEVPR; encoded by the coding sequence ATGAAGCAGTACACAGAAAAGAAACGTTGGTGGCCTTGGCTTGTATTGATTTTACTGGTCGTAGCAAGCGTGGTTGTTTTGCGCCACAATGCCAGTTGGTATCGTACGCCACTGGGCCAAGTGACGCAGGTTAAGGTGCTACAAACTAACCGATTGACTGATCAGTATAATAATGATGTGAAAGAGACCACGCAGTCTTTACGTGTCAAATTGTTGAACACCAGCCAAGCCGGTAAAACCATCACGGTGAAGAACACATCAGACGCCGCAATGGCGATTGAACAACCATTTAAGGTTGGTAATCAAATTTTCTTGAATCGCGCGGATCATCAAACTTGGACTGTGCAAACCATGAAACGGGATACCGTTTGGGTGCCGATTATGATTGCGGTCCTTGGTATTTTGATTATTTCGATGGGGCATGCTGGCCGTCTGACTGTCATTTCTCTGGCTGTGAATGTTGTGCTCTTTATTGGCACGGTTTCATTAGATTTACACACGACCAACGGTAATATTCTTGGTTTATTCATGCTATTTAGTGTGTTAGCCTCGGCAATTACGCTTGGCTTAGTGATGGGATTCCGCCAACGACAAACCTGGGTCGTGTTCGCCACTGTTCTGACAGCGACGGCATTGGCGATGATAATTGCGTCGATTGTCTTTAAGATGACTAACAATCACGGGTTACACTTTGAACTCATGTCGTTTATTACGCAGCTACCACAGCCATTGTTCATGGCAATGACCTTGGTTGGTGTTTTGGGCGCCGTCATGGACGAAGCAACTGATATGATTGCGACATTGTTTAGTTTGGAACGTGAGCGTCCTAATATTACGATTCGTGAAATTATTCAATCTGGTCGTCACGTTGGCCAAGAAATTTTCGGTGCCTTAAGTAATACATTGTTCTTGATTTTCATTGCTGAGCAAATTCCAATGGCCGTTTTGTACTTGCGTAACGGTAATGATTGGGGATTTACGTACATGATGAATATGTCACTAGGACTCGTTCAAACATTGATTAGTGCCATTGGGATTGTGCTAACGGTTCCGGCCGGCATCATGTGGGTGTTGCTGGTTCGTAAGTTCACCCGCGTTAAGACGGAGGTGCCAAGATGA
- the dnaI gene encoding primosomal protein DnaI — translation MAEETFRLNRQTDSDNPMDVGQALDQFMNKKNLHARYAAIQKEVFAEHGIKAFFDQNKDVLTRDIVNRDFAVLYEFYTQVKNAAAGKPVVHRGYKPMLEVAENRIVIVYQPDEATLAAQRLQMQANLVQSIGMPKLIERARLDDFSEDDRDRLAALTAVINFVSEYIADPKAYHRGLYIHGSYGIGKTHLMGAMANELAQEGIPVTLVHFPSFAVEMRGSIDSKENPQDKINAIKRVPILVLDDIGAESITAWIRDDILGVILEYRMQNELPTFFTSNFSMDQLEKEHFTVTKSGAEPVKAERLMQRIHFLAKEIQMAGDNRRVFD, via the coding sequence ATGGCTGAGGAAACATTTCGTCTGAATCGACAAACTGATTCGGATAATCCCATGGATGTTGGGCAAGCGCTCGATCAATTCATGAATAAGAAGAACTTACATGCGCGTTATGCAGCAATTCAAAAAGAGGTTTTTGCTGAACACGGCATCAAAGCATTCTTCGATCAAAACAAAGATGTGCTAACCCGTGACATTGTAAACCGCGATTTTGCAGTCTTGTATGAATTCTACACACAAGTTAAAAATGCCGCGGCTGGCAAGCCAGTCGTTCACCGTGGTTATAAGCCAATGCTGGAAGTTGCCGAAAATCGCATTGTGATTGTTTATCAACCAGACGAAGCCACCTTGGCTGCGCAACGTTTGCAGATGCAAGCTAACCTGGTGCAATCAATCGGGATGCCAAAGTTAATCGAACGTGCACGTCTAGACGACTTTTCTGAGGATGACCGCGATCGTTTAGCTGCTTTAACAGCGGTTATTAACTTTGTCAGCGAGTATATTGCTGACCCCAAGGCTTATCACCGTGGCTTGTATATTCATGGTTCATACGGCATTGGTAAGACCCATTTGATGGGTGCGATGGCTAATGAGCTGGCGCAAGAAGGCATTCCGGTAACGTTGGTACACTTCCCAAGCTTTGCTGTCGAAATGCGTGGGTCAATCGATTCAAAGGAAAACCCACAAGATAAGATTAATGCCATTAAGCGTGTGCCCATTTTGGTGCTTGATGATATCGGGGCTGAGTCAATTACGGCTTGGATTCGTGATGATATTTTGGGTGTTATCCTCGAATATCGTATGCAAAATGAGTTACCAACGTTCTTCACGTCAAACTTCTCAATGGACCAGCTAGAAAAGGAGCATTTCACGGTTACCAAGAGTGGCGCTGAGCCAGTTAAGGCGGAACGTCTAATGCAACGTATTCATTTCTTGGCCAAAGAAATTCAAATGGCTGGCGACAATCGTCGGGTATTTGATTAA
- a CDS encoding DnaD domain protein → MAEFSIRQHYRLMYDEPINLGAVQSLTKVYLPIIGRDAFTLYLAWAMMGETPDAQNLHVDLLDQLAISQHDFLSARQNLEGMGLIKTYRQDTSFGSQWVYRLFPPMTMKAFLADTMLSSLLAHYLGDELFQQLVDDIKPKDATIPGVNVSTTFFDMMGNVSFEKLPEAPLSNDDAKSDLQKELHQSAKPVDVALLIDMLRTFGVSASAIRKHEADLTIVKNLYGLGDVDLVRVIQATITPDNGIDMDAIRSTLKKSYQSEQRHPTEAVANKPVETQTTQNTDVKSPAEAIIQSAKNTAPLVFLKNLREVSGGFVTDVEIKALEDIAQLDKVAPEVLNVMLYELTVVEKKATLNKALLQTIVNDWAQAKVTTAVGALEYLQRRAKSRQTKQEKQVAGRSNGRQWQRPTQVKETRPDWENQTASTVSEEAAQAAKDQLAQLRARRQQTNKEN, encoded by the coding sequence ATGGCTGAGTTTTCAATTCGTCAGCATTATCGGCTGATGTATGACGAACCAATTAACCTTGGGGCTGTTCAGTCACTAACTAAGGTTTACTTGCCCATTATTGGGCGTGATGCATTTACGCTGTATTTAGCATGGGCGATGATGGGTGAAACACCTGACGCTCAGAATCTACACGTCGACTTACTCGATCAATTAGCAATCAGCCAACACGATTTTCTGTCAGCACGTCAAAACCTAGAAGGCATGGGCCTGATTAAGACCTATCGCCAAGACACGAGTTTCGGATCGCAATGGGTGTATCGTCTTTTCCCACCAATGACCATGAAGGCCTTTTTGGCGGATACGATGTTGTCTAGTTTGCTTGCGCATTATTTGGGCGATGAACTTTTCCAACAATTGGTAGACGATATTAAGCCAAAGGACGCAACGATTCCAGGTGTGAACGTCTCGACGACCTTCTTTGACATGATGGGTAATGTGTCATTTGAAAAGTTACCAGAAGCACCATTGAGCAATGATGACGCGAAGAGTGACCTGCAAAAGGAACTTCACCAGTCAGCTAAACCAGTTGACGTCGCTTTGCTAATTGACATGCTACGCACATTTGGCGTCTCTGCGTCAGCTATTCGCAAGCATGAAGCGGATTTGACCATCGTTAAAAACTTGTATGGCCTGGGCGATGTTGATTTGGTCCGCGTCATTCAAGCGACTATTACACCTGACAATGGCATTGACATGGATGCTATTCGATCGACTCTTAAGAAGAGTTATCAATCTGAACAACGTCATCCGACTGAAGCAGTTGCCAACAAACCGGTAGAAACCCAGACGACACAGAATACAGACGTTAAAAGTCCAGCTGAAGCCATTATTCAATCGGCTAAGAACACGGCACCACTTGTATTCTTGAAAAACTTGCGTGAAGTGAGTGGCGGGTTTGTAACGGATGTAGAAATTAAGGCGTTAGAAGACATTGCACAGCTAGATAAAGTCGCCCCAGAAGTGTTGAATGTCATGCTTTATGAATTAACAGTTGTTGAAAAAAAGGCGACCCTTAACAAGGCTTTGTTGCAAACGATTGTTAACGATTGGGCGCAAGCAAAGGTCACAACCGCCGTCGGTGCGCTTGAATACTTGCAACGTCGTGCCAAGTCGCGTCAAACAAAGCAGGAAAAACAAGTTGCTGGCCGATCGAATGGTCGTCAGTGGCAACGCCCAACGCAGGTTAAGGAAACGCGTCCCGACTGGGAAAACCAGACAGCTTCAACTGTTTCTGAAGAGGCGGCCCAGGCTGCGAAGGATCAACTGGCGCAACTCCGCGCTCGTCGACAACAGACTAACAAGGAGAATTAA
- the coaE gene encoding dephospho-CoA kinase (Dephospho-CoA kinase (CoaE) performs the final step in coenzyme A biosynthesis.) gives MFKLGLTGGIATGKSTVSNHFKELGIPVLDADVVAREVVEPGQPALADIVAEFGDEMLLPDGSLNRKALGAVVFGNPEKLAKLNQFTHPRVQASMRAQADAYAKAGVPLIVLDIPLLLEGNNAAGADAVMVVTVPADVQQERLMARNQLSAEDARKRMNSQMPMAEKEQLADYVIDNSGTIAETYEQVDAVLAQLPH, from the coding sequence ATGTTTAAATTGGGATTAACTGGGGGTATTGCTACCGGTAAGTCAACCGTATCTAATCACTTTAAAGAACTGGGGATTCCGGTGCTTGATGCTGACGTCGTCGCTCGCGAAGTTGTTGAACCAGGTCAACCGGCCTTAGCGGATATTGTGGCGGAATTTGGGGATGAGATGCTGTTACCTGACGGATCGCTTAACCGCAAAGCGTTGGGAGCTGTTGTCTTTGGTAACCCAGAGAAATTAGCAAAACTAAACCAATTTACACACCCCCGTGTCCAAGCAAGTATGCGGGCACAGGCTGATGCGTATGCAAAGGCGGGCGTACCGTTAATTGTTTTGGACATTCCGTTGTTGTTAGAAGGCAATAACGCAGCCGGAGCTGATGCAGTTATGGTTGTTACGGTTCCAGCTGATGTACAACAAGAACGTCTGATGGCTCGCAACCAATTATCGGCTGAAGACGCCCGCAAGCGCATGAATTCTCAAATGCCAATGGCTGAGAAAGAACAATTAGCCGACTATGTCATCGACAATTCCGGGACGATCGCTGAAACCTACGAACAAGTCGATGCCGTGTTGGCGCAATTACCACACTAA